The Syntrophorhabdales bacterium genome includes a region encoding these proteins:
- a CDS encoding TRAP transporter fused permease subunit → MTSVITRARIITFIGVLMALFHLYTAGFRLYPAMQQRTTHLVFALVLVFLIYPFRKSKASPPKAADILFSILDIALVCLAIFIGLYMMVDYENISARAGGPNALDSIVSLIAIVLVIEATRRIMGWAMCIIIFCALAYAVFGSYLPPVLAHSGYTFERIVTHMFLSTDGILGVSLAVSATVIIVFLIFGALLEATGATSSLTAIGLSLFGKFKGGAAKAAVLGSCLFGMMTGSQTANVAAVGTLTIPLMIRAGYKPMMAGAIEALASTGGMLVPPVMGAAAFIIPEMVGGTYVDVMKAAIIPGLLYYVAVFMFIQVQASKLGLVKLSRSELPSALAQLKENAHLFIPILVILYMLLVVGASTKKAGFWAVIVLVAVSMVRKKTRLGPLRLTAALAQGSKNALIVAMACASAGIIEGVLNLTGMGLRFSEVLIYCAGGNMLVLLFLTMMASLIIGLPLPPVTAYLILAILAAPALIKSGVNPMAAHLFIFFFGVLGNITPPSAPCSFAAAGIAKTDPLKTTNLAFLISAPTYIVPYMMVYSPELMFKGSLLYTGFRIITSFFAIAAMSMSFLGYLAGNLGLIARLIVLVSGLLMIPNHFMLNIFGYAVLLGILYREKIYPLLGAKGGTGT, encoded by the coding sequence ATGACAAGCGTTATCACACGAGCACGGATCATCACTTTTATCGGCGTCTTGATGGCTCTCTTTCATCTGTACACCGCCGGCTTTCGCCTTTACCCGGCAATGCAGCAGCGCACGACCCATCTTGTTTTCGCACTGGTCCTTGTCTTCCTGATATATCCGTTCAGGAAAAGCAAGGCGAGCCCGCCAAAGGCTGCAGATATTCTTTTCTCAATCCTCGACATAGCTCTCGTATGCCTGGCCATTTTTATAGGGCTCTACATGATGGTGGACTACGAGAATATATCCGCCAGAGCAGGAGGCCCGAATGCACTCGATTCAATCGTGAGCCTGATCGCGATTGTGCTTGTCATAGAGGCCACGCGCCGCATTATGGGATGGGCGATGTGTATCATCATTTTCTGTGCCCTTGCGTATGCGGTGTTCGGCTCCTATCTGCCGCCGGTTCTTGCTCACAGCGGCTACACCTTCGAGCGAATCGTTACCCACATGTTCCTGAGTACGGACGGCATCCTGGGAGTCTCGCTCGCTGTCTCGGCTACGGTCATTATTGTGTTTCTTATTTTTGGCGCGCTCCTGGAAGCAACGGGCGCTACCTCTTCCCTGACCGCCATCGGCTTGAGTCTTTTCGGCAAATTCAAAGGCGGAGCGGCGAAGGCTGCAGTCCTGGGAAGTTGCCTCTTCGGCATGATGACCGGGAGTCAGACCGCGAACGTGGCGGCCGTGGGAACGCTTACCATCCCGTTGATGATAAGAGCCGGCTACAAACCTATGATGGCAGGTGCAATAGAAGCGCTGGCTTCGACGGGAGGCATGCTTGTTCCGCCCGTCATGGGTGCAGCGGCCTTCATCATACCGGAGATGGTCGGAGGCACGTACGTGGATGTCATGAAAGCGGCCATTATCCCCGGCCTTCTTTACTACGTCGCTGTCTTCATGTTCATTCAGGTTCAGGCTTCAAAGCTGGGACTGGTCAAGCTTTCAAGGTCTGAACTGCCAAGCGCTCTCGCCCAGCTCAAAGAAAATGCGCATCTCTTCATTCCCATCCTTGTTATCCTTTACATGCTTCTTGTCGTGGGTGCATCTACGAAAAAAGCGGGTTTCTGGGCGGTGATCGTACTCGTTGCCGTCAGCATGGTCAGGAAGAAGACGAGGCTGGGTCCGTTGCGATTGACGGCTGCACTCGCCCAGGGATCGAAGAACGCGCTTATTGTCGCCATGGCGTGTGCATCGGCGGGGATCATCGAGGGGGTTCTCAATCTGACGGGTATGGGACTCCGCTTTTCCGAGGTGCTCATCTATTGCGCGGGCGGTAACATGCTTGTTCTGCTCTTCCTTACCATGATGGCATCCTTGATAATAGGCCTTCCCCTGCCGCCGGTCACCGCGTACCTGATACTGGCCATCCTTGCTGCTCCTGCGCTCATCAAGAGTGGTGTGAACCCGATGGCTGCGCATCTCTTTATCTTTTTCTTTGGCGTTCTCGGCAATATTACGCCTCCTTCTGCTCCCTGTTCCTTTGCGGCGGCGGGCATTGCCAAAACCGACCCGCTGAAGACTACAAACCTGGCCTTCCTCATCTCTGCGCCCACGTACATCGTTCCCTACATGATGGTCTATTCGCCCGAACTTATGTTCAAGGGGTCGCTGCTCTACACCGGTTTTCGGATCATAACGTCATTCTTCGCCATTGCTGCCATGTCCATGTCCTTCCTTGGCTACCTTGCGGGGAACCTCGGATTGATTGCCCGGCTCATTGTGCTCGTAAGCGGGCTCCTGATGATACCCAATCATTTCATGCTGAACATCTTCGGGTATGCAGTATTACTCGGCATCCTCTACCGCGAAAAGATCTATCCGCTTCTGGGAGCAAAGGGCGGGACCGGAACTTGA